A DNA window from Hippea jasoniae contains the following coding sequences:
- the flgE gene encoding flagellar hook protein FlgE, whose amino-acid sequence MLRSLWSGVSGLKSEQEAMDVVGNNVANVNTIGFKKGRITFVDVLSQTLSAATGPEGNIGGKNATQVGLGDTVAVVDNIFSQGSLQATSKTTDLAIQGDGFFIVSDDGGKTYRYTRAGDFSFDADGNLVNPEGYIVQGWMANDETHKINTAASIENLVIPQDKTVPAGITKNITIKANLNGGDHIEEMAPARGTVDENNNTVTPDDMAVLFDVNGEALNLGKQIAQFAANDTNFSSLYDIDGHQIQLSSGAQVSLDITLGSVKHTITVSYSTTPSTNTQFNTLGGLASAIRNAASAAFGSTVVSCITTDDGEIKLTDVNNNASYIVLGNITTINDLNGYLKHALINLQDGEGRSARIYQNKSRTTTTFLSSPGDVIAMSYDGGANYNSYRYDQSDGVVGNNVFHTIEDLRAEIEYDIKGHSNGGGWTLPSDTSTWVKVDPKTGEIVIQNNSTDDHVIGAVHSNNIKFATIMGTLSGLVNSGGKVASQPFEAAVHTTSIDVYDSLGNKHTVTFTFRKASYDPVTKHTTWSWKATVPTPGSVSNDNGIVQFDQTGRLVYLSSPLAITVDWKNGTASQVINLNFGDIGTFDGLTQFSLPSQTTAETQDGYPGGSLQRIMINQDGVIIGIFSNGKSYPLAQIGLAKFANNGGLMKEGGSMYSETANSGAPLIGTAGTGGRGTFAPSHLEMSNVDLAEEFTNMIIYERAFQANSRSITTSDQMIQELLNLKR is encoded by the coding sequence ATGCTTAGATCGTTATGGAGTGGCGTTTCTGGTTTAAAATCTGAGCAGGAAGCCATGGATGTGGTGGGTAACAATGTTGCAAATGTTAACACAATCGGTTTTAAGAAGGGTAGAATTACATTTGTCGATGTCTTATCACAAACCCTTTCTGCTGCAACCGGACCTGAGGGCAATATAGGCGGCAAAAATGCAACACAGGTGGGATTAGGAGACACAGTTGCAGTTGTTGATAATATCTTTTCTCAGGGCAGTCTTCAGGCAACTTCAAAGACAACAGACCTTGCCATTCAGGGTGATGGTTTCTTCATCGTTAGTGATGATGGCGGAAAAACCTATCGATATACAAGAGCTGGAGATTTTTCATTTGATGCAGATGGCAACCTTGTAAATCCAGAGGGCTACATTGTTCAGGGATGGATGGCAAATGATGAAACACACAAAATAAACACAGCAGCAAGTATAGAAAACTTAGTAATTCCACAGGATAAAACGGTGCCTGCAGGTATAACAAAAAATATTACAATAAAGGCAAATCTAAATGGTGGTGACCATATAGAGGAGATGGCCCCAGCAAGAGGAACAGTTGATGAAAACAACAACACCGTTACACCGGATGATATGGCCGTTTTATTTGATGTAAACGGCGAGGCACTGAATTTAGGTAAACAGATAGCTCAATTTGCTGCAAACGATACAAATTTCAGTAGTCTGTATGATATTGATGGACATCAGATTCAACTATCCAGTGGTGCACAGGTTTCACTGGATATAACATTAGGTTCAGTTAAACATACAATTACTGTGAGTTATTCAACAACACCATCTACAAACACACAATTCAATACCCTGGGAGGCCTTGCCTCGGCTATAAGAAATGCAGCAAGTGCAGCTTTTGGATCAACCGTTGTAAGTTGCATTACAACCGATGACGGTGAAATAAAACTCACAGATGTAAACAACAACGCAAGCTATATTGTTCTTGGGAATATAACAACTATAAACGACTTAAATGGCTATCTAAAACACGCACTAATAAACCTGCAGGATGGAGAGGGAAGAAGCGCAAGAATATATCAAAATAAATCTCGAACCACCACTACATTTTTAAGCTCACCCGGTGATGTTATAGCCATGAGTTACGATGGAGGAGCAAACTATAACAGCTACAGATATGATCAATCCGATGGAGTGGTTGGAAATAATGTTTTTCATACCATTGAGGATTTAAGGGCAGAGATTGAGTATGACATAAAGGGTCATAGCAACGGTGGGGGATGGACGCTACCTTCAGATACATCAACATGGGTAAAGGTTGATCCAAAAACAGGTGAGATTGTTATACAAAACAATTCAACCGATGATCATGTAATTGGTGCTGTACATTCAAACAACATCAAGTTTGCCACAATAATGGGCACATTATCGGGTCTTGTAAACAGTGGAGGCAAGGTTGCAAGTCAGCCGTTTGAAGCTGCTGTTCATACAACATCAATCGATGTTTACGACTCTTTAGGTAACAAGCATACAGTTACATTTACATTTAGAAAGGCATCTTACGATCCTGTCACAAAACATACAACCTGGAGCTGGAAGGCAACTGTACCCACACCTGGTAGTGTGTCAAACGATAACGGTATTGTTCAATTTGATCAAACAGGAAGATTAGTGTATTTATCAAGCCCTCTTGCCATAACTGTTGACTGGAAAAACGGCACAGCCTCTCAGGTCATTAACCTGAATTTTGGCGATATCGGCACATTTGATGGGTTAACGCAGTTTTCTTTGCCATCACAAACAACAGCAGAAACTCAGGATGGATACCCAGGTGGAAGTCTGCAAAGAATTATGATTAATCAGGATGGTGTTATAATAGGTATATTCTCAAACGGTAAAAGCTATCCACTTGCCCAGATAGGTTTAGCAAAATTTGCAAACAACGGCGGTTTGATGAAAGAAGGTGGATCGATGTATTCAGAAACAGCCAACTCAGGAGCACCTCTAATAGGAACAGCAGGTACAGGCGGAAGAGGCACATTTGCACCCAGCCATCTTGAGATGAGTAATGTTGATTTAGCTGAAGAGTTTACCAATATGATTATCTACGAAAGGGCATTTCAGGCCAATTCACGCAGCATCACAACATCCGATCAGATGATTCAAGAGCTTCTAAACCTTAAGCGTTAA
- a CDS encoding flagellar hook protein FlgE — translation MIRALYTSSNALFDQQTGVDSIANNISNVNTIGFKKTRPTFASLLYQTQQIGLPGQNPMQIGLGSRLASTDTIMTEGTIIQGEKDTDLAIEGKGFFTLLDPASKTATNYLFTRAGDFSFDADDNLVNSNGYKVVGWMAQPSSEGSGYILPTDPNTGIPTTQLEPINIANYKSVSAVASTYIRFKANLNSSSEVKEYSPLYTNTDPNLRVNFNSVFNNDGKLLNVKDGDNFEISYDNGQHWHVYEYDSNSTPSSPTAETFTTVDDLINLMQQDINNDGIHAQVSFNNGKIQIKNTGSADISILVRPTTQDSSFPTPKENQKLTTIFENLYMPELKPQKTTSTQQMEVATHTVHSFFYDSTGQKHKIDVTFHRINQNQWSYDVFLPDNDGSLTNNTGVINFDNNGGLDPNTQSPTVNVTLNNGAPPNQILINLWNTDDAAYNGNQFTGLTQFAMESDTSFQTQDGSPSGLLQKVYVDRSGTIIGTYSNGKSYPIAKLAISNFINPQGLERVGKTMFKITPNADAADVLSSSGFIGVANQQGRGFILSRHLEASNVELGEAFVNLIVYQRGFEASSKGVVTADQMLQTAIQLKR, via the coding sequence ATGATACGGGCGCTTTATACATCAAGCAATGCACTGTTTGATCAGCAAACAGGCGTGGATTCCATTGCAAACAACATTTCAAATGTAAACACCATAGGTTTTAAGAAAACACGCCCCACATTTGCATCGCTACTATATCAAACACAGCAGATAGGCCTACCCGGCCAAAATCCAATGCAGATAGGCTTAGGCTCAAGACTTGCCTCAACCGATACGATTATGACAGAAGGCACAATTATTCAGGGAGAAAAAGACACAGATCTTGCAATCGAGGGCAAAGGCTTCTTCACACTTTTAGATCCAGCAAGCAAAACCGCTACTAATTACCTGTTTACAAGGGCTGGCGATTTCTCATTCGATGCAGATGACAATCTTGTAAATTCAAATGGCTATAAGGTAGTTGGATGGATGGCTCAACCCTCCTCTGAAGGCAGCGGCTATATACTACCCACAGATCCAAATACTGGTATTCCTACAACCCAATTGGAACCCATAAATATCGCCAACTACAAAAGTGTATCGGCAGTGGCAAGCACATATATCAGGTTTAAAGCAAACCTCAATTCCTCAAGTGAGGTAAAAGAATATTCACCTTTATACACAAATACAGATCCGAATCTGAGGGTAAATTTCAATTCTGTATTTAACAATGATGGAAAACTACTCAATGTCAAGGATGGCGATAACTTTGAGATAAGCTATGATAACGGACAACACTGGCATGTATATGAGTACGATTCAAACTCAACACCATCATCTCCTACAGCAGAAACATTCACTACCGTAGACGATCTAATCAACCTTATGCAACAGGATATCAATAACGACGGCATTCATGCTCAGGTTAGCTTTAATAATGGGAAAATCCAGATCAAAAATACAGGATCAGCCGATATATCAATTCTTGTTAGACCAACAACACAGGATTCCTCCTTTCCGACTCCAAAAGAAAATCAAAAACTAACAACAATATTTGAAAACCTTTATATGCCTGAACTTAAACCACAAAAAACCACATCAACCCAGCAGATGGAGGTTGCAACCCATACGGTTCACTCATTCTTTTACGATTCAACCGGTCAAAAACACAAAATCGATGTTACATTCCACAGGATCAATCAAAATCAGTGGTCTTATGATGTATTTCTTCCCGACAACGACGGCAGCCTAACAAACAATACCGGCGTAATCAACTTTGACAACAACGGTGGACTTGATCCAAACACACAATCTCCTACTGTTAATGTAACACTAAACAACGGTGCACCTCCAAATCAAATTTTAATAAACCTATGGAATACAGATGATGCTGCCTACAATGGTAATCAATTCACAGGGCTAACACAGTTTGCCATGGAGTCTGATACAAGCTTTCAAACCCAAGATGGGTCTCCTTCGGGTCTTTTGCAAAAGGTTTATGTGGACAGAAGCGGAACAATTATAGGCACATATTCAAACGGCAAAAGTTATCCAATTGCAAAACTTGCTATTTCAAACTTTATCAATCCTCAGGGGCTTGAGCGTGTAGGAAAAACAATGTTTAAAATAACACCAAATGCTGATGCGGCAGATGTTTTATCATCAAGCGGCTTTATTGGCGTAGCAAATCAACAAGGCAGAGGTTTTATACTTTCAAGACACTTAGAGGCAAGCAATGTTGAATTGGGCGAGGCGTTTGTAAATCTCATCGTTTATCAAAGGGGATTTGAGGCATCATCAAAAGGCGTAGTAACAGCCGATCAGATGCTTCAGACAGCCATTCAATTAAAAAGATAA
- a CDS encoding flagellar hook assembly protein FlgD has translation MDVAKLANDINVAESMRSDKVENPKATLNKYDFLKLLVAQLKYQDPLHPLNNDQFIQENTMFSQLEQLMNMSKSFTNLSKKLLTNPKEYAASYLGKLISTGANYINVSANKIDPVSFSLSKEAKVVVHISNSKGEDIADVDLGKLSKGAHSFTWNGKDNKGNSVANGRYEVRITATYDDGTTITLDRSAGKVVSIKFEGDKTILITDTGKMVDLNNVESVSGG, from the coding sequence ATGGATGTAGCAAAACTGGCAAACGATATAAATGTTGCAGAATCAATGAGATCTGATAAGGTCGAAAATCCCAAAGCCACTCTAAATAAATACGACTTCTTAAAGCTCCTTGTGGCTCAGCTTAAATATCAGGATCCCCTGCATCCGCTAAATAACGACCAATTCATTCAGGAAAACACAATGTTCTCTCAATTAGAGCAGCTTATGAATATGTCAAAATCTTTCACCAACCTATCAAAAAAGCTTTTAACAAACCCAAAGGAGTATGCGGCAAGTTATTTAGGAAAGCTGATATCAACCGGTGCAAACTACATTAATGTATCTGCCAATAAAATCGACCCAGTAAGTTTTTCACTTTCTAAGGAAGCTAAAGTAGTCGTTCATATCTCAAATAGCAAAGGTGAGGATATTGCCGATGTGGACCTGGGTAAACTTTCAAAGGGTGCACACTCATTTACATGGAACGGCAAAGACAACAAAGGCAACAGCGTTGCAAACGGTAGATATGAGGTGAGAATAACAGCCACATACGATGACGGCACAACAATAACACTCGATAGAAGTGCAGGAAAGGTAGTTTCAATAAAATTCGAAGGGGATAAAACGATACTTATAACAGACACAGGCAAAATGGTTGACTTAAATAATGTTGAAAGCGTCTCAGGAGGTTAA
- a CDS encoding flagellar hook-length control protein FliK yields the protein MQKVAFIESIISKTQPSSKKEPKKSKEDILSDKSFEVVLKKAVKQTESTKTTPKQKEVKKTTKDKKDTKDIKSIVNPTTIIEHKQIKTETVKSPKNEPKKIVNTKHPKEIKSAKNINEVATKEHISTNIELDKTKDNLKHVKTATLDKIKKQLKVNTDNVKISHQKIENKDTGSKNKKPIEKKNANIKPIISKINDSHSNKKTESKKIAVKNQTINHKPIKTVKNEEPIDSSKENEIPKEGKKIDTTKTETKKTKTPNTIKQETTSSTTKKIDNSNKIIIENKEVQPKKSENLNTNKTKPKPLEIETQKQEQKTKIAFSDTQIHKNNNQLNIQPHKKENPKQSDISKTKNQTQPTLNEKILLNEVKIQKNSFKKEKTTHKKEAKDGLEHQKNTTEAKSTEVFIKETDNHQLNQNSSNTDKNNSFKNSELLKEKKVNKKQDSKEAKQQKIEQVNIHNNTNKEEINITQTNILQNNTNQSINHQNMPYPMDKIIEHIDRVANLKPPVNRSLTIQLSPPHLGTLNLKVSIDKAKNIIASITVHDKDTYKTITHHIDNLKDYLIQQGLKVNSVDVHNSFNENLTNQFSSNTNQQFSQQQQNTGNSPTFNFEEFEGHTQQNQQKLNIRQPKTGLDITV from the coding sequence ATGCAAAAAGTTGCGTTTATTGAAAGTATAATCTCTAAAACTCAACCATCAAGTAAAAAAGAACCAAAAAAAAGCAAAGAGGATATATTAAGTGACAAAAGTTTTGAGGTTGTTTTAAAAAAAGCAGTTAAACAAACAGAAAGCACAAAAACAACACCAAAACAAAAAGAAGTTAAAAAAACAACAAAAGACAAAAAAGATACCAAAGATATAAAATCCATAGTTAATCCCACTACCATTATAGAACACAAACAGATAAAAACAGAAACAGTAAAATCCCCGAAGAATGAACCAAAAAAAATAGTAAACACAAAACATCCCAAAGAGATAAAATCTGCAAAAAACATAAACGAAGTGGCGACAAAAGAGCATATTTCAACAAATATAGAATTGGACAAAACAAAAGATAACCTAAAACATGTAAAAACAGCTACATTGGATAAAATCAAAAAACAGCTAAAAGTAAATACCGATAATGTAAAAATATCCCATCAAAAAATAGAAAACAAAGATACAGGCAGCAAAAATAAAAAACCGATAGAAAAAAAGAATGCGAATATCAAGCCTATTATTTCAAAAATTAACGACTCACACTCAAATAAAAAAACAGAAAGTAAAAAGATAGCAGTAAAGAATCAAACTATAAACCACAAACCAATCAAGACAGTCAAAAATGAAGAACCGATAGATAGCTCAAAAGAAAATGAAATCCCAAAAGAAGGCAAAAAAATAGACACAACTAAAACAGAAACAAAGAAAACAAAAACCCCCAATACCATCAAGCAAGAAACAACATCATCAACTACCAAAAAAATTGATAATTCAAACAAAATAATTATTGAAAACAAAGAAGTTCAACCCAAAAAATCAGAGAATCTCAATACAAACAAAACAAAACCAAAGCCTTTAGAAATAGAGACCCAGAAACAGGAACAAAAAACAAAAATTGCATTTTCAGATACCCAAATACATAAAAATAACAACCAATTAAACATACAACCACATAAAAAAGAAAATCCCAAACAAAGCGATATCTCAAAAACAAAAAACCAGACTCAACCCACACTCAACGAAAAAATTCTTCTAAATGAAGTAAAAATTCAAAAAAATAGTTTCAAAAAAGAAAAAACAACACACAAAAAAGAAGCAAAGGATGGCTTAGAGCATCAAAAAAACACTACAGAGGCAAAATCCACTGAAGTCTTTATAAAAGAAACTGATAACCATCAACTCAATCAAAACAGCTCAAACACTGATAAAAACAACAGTTTTAAAAACAGTGAGCTGTTGAAAGAGAAAAAAGTTAACAAAAAACAAGATTCAAAAGAGGCCAAACAGCAAAAAATAGAGCAAGTCAATATTCACAATAATACCAACAAAGAAGAGATAAATATTACACAAACAAACATACTCCAGAATAATACAAATCAAAGCATCAACCATCAAAATATGCCCTACCCGATGGATAAGATTATTGAACATATCGATAGAGTTGCAAACCTCAAACCGCCCGTTAATAGGTCTCTTACTATTCAGCTGTCTCCGCCCCATCTTGGAACTCTCAATCTTAAGGTTTCAATAGACAAAGCAAAAAACATAATAGCCTCTATTACAGTGCACGATAAAGATACATATAAAACCATTACGCATCATATCGATAATCTAAAGGACTACCTCATTCAGCAGGGTTTAAAGGTAAACAGTGTTGATGTGCACAACTCATTCAATGAAAATCTTACAAATCAATTCTCCTCAAACACAAACCAGCAATTCTCTCAGCAACAACAAAACACAGGCAACAGCCCAACATTTAATTTTGAGGAATTTGAAGGACATACTCAGCAAAATCAACAGAAACTCAACATAAGGCAACCAAAAACAGGCCTTGATATCACAGTATAG
- a CDS encoding NAD(P)H-hydrate dehydratase produces the protein MKLSLAEQMREMDKKAIEHGIPDIVLMENASIKSFYQILDAYGDVSGSLAVCFVGAGNNGGDALAIARHLYNNYCDVFIYMLVPEEKLNPSPKTNFEIIKNMGIPYKFVENDDDFDIEVINEADLIIDGIFGTGLSRKVEGRFKKAIELINDSDAFVVSVDIPSGIKADSGEVMGIAVEADLTPTFALAKPGHFLYPGRIYAKDVRVVDISTPVSVIEEFDPSFVAIDSSQIKLTYRNPTSHKGDFGHLAVVGGSTGKSGAVIMASKAALKSGVGLVSAVIPASINTAFESHLLEAMSYPVDDNGGFFSENSIDSILEFVADKSAVCLGMGLGVTESTKKVVKAVMGIEKPMIIDADGLNCLSFFVDELKNRKAPTIITPHPKEFSRLCGVKTKEVLEKRLELIKEFATNYNCIVVLKMADTLIASPDGKIYINTTGNVGLATGGSGDVLSGMIGAFLAEGYEPLQAAINGVYLHGLAADIATESSISYESLMPSDVIENINKAILSFFEA, from the coding sequence ATGAAGTTATCACTTGCTGAGCAGATGAGAGAGATGGATAAAAAGGCTATAGAGCATGGAATCCCTGACATTGTGTTGATGGAAAATGCCTCAATTAAATCGTTTTATCAGATTCTTGATGCATACGGTGATGTAAGTGGTAGTCTGGCTGTATGTTTTGTTGGTGCTGGCAATAATGGAGGTGATGCTTTAGCCATTGCACGCCATCTTTACAACAACTACTGCGATGTGTTTATTTATATGCTTGTGCCTGAAGAAAAACTCAACCCATCTCCAAAAACCAACTTTGAGATAATCAAAAACATGGGTATTCCCTATAAATTTGTAGAAAACGATGATGATTTTGATATTGAGGTGATAAACGAGGCTGATTTGATTATCGATGGGATTTTTGGAACAGGTTTATCAAGAAAGGTTGAGGGTAGATTTAAAAAGGCGATCGAGCTTATCAATGACAGTGATGCGTTTGTTGTTAGTGTTGATATACCATCAGGTATAAAGGCTGACAGCGGCGAGGTGATGGGTATTGCGGTTGAAGCTGATCTAACACCTACCTTTGCTTTAGCAAAGCCAGGGCATTTTTTATATCCAGGCAGGATTTATGCTAAAGATGTCAGGGTTGTTGATATTTCAACACCTGTGAGTGTGATTGAGGAGTTTGATCCATCTTTTGTAGCGATAGATTCAAGCCAGATAAAGTTAACCTATAGAAACCCCACTTCACATAAAGGGGATTTTGGCCACCTTGCAGTTGTTGGAGGATCAACTGGAAAATCAGGAGCTGTGATAATGGCCTCTAAAGCTGCTTTAAAAAGCGGTGTGGGTCTTGTTAGTGCTGTGATTCCAGCATCGATCAATACGGCATTTGAGTCTCATCTGCTTGAGGCAATGAGTTATCCTGTTGATGATAATGGTGGATTCTTTAGCGAAAACTCTATCGATAGCATCCTTGAATTTGTTGCCGACAAGTCGGCAGTCTGTCTGGGTATGGGACTTGGTGTAACAGAATCGACAAAAAAGGTTGTTAAAGCCGTTATGGGTATTGAAAAACCGATGATCATCGATGCTGATGGCCTAAACTGCCTTTCTTTCTTTGTTGATGAGCTAAAAAATAGAAAAGCACCAACGATTATTACACCGCATCCAAAGGAGTTTTCACGGTTGTGTGGGGTAAAAACAAAAGAGGTTTTAGAAAAGAGGCTTGAATTGATAAAGGAATTTGCAACTAACTATAACTGTATTGTTGTTTTAAAGATGGCTGATACTCTGATTGCATCCCCTGATGGCAAAATTTATATAAACACAACAGGCAATGTAGGTTTAGCAACAGGCGGCAGCGGCGATGTTTTAAGCGGTATGATAGGGGCGTTTTTGGCAGAAGGTTATGAACCACTGCAGGCAGCAATAAACGGAGTTTACCTGCACGGTTTGGCTGCAGATATAGCAACCGAGTCTTCAATAAGCTATGAAAGCCTTATGCCTTCCGATGTTATAGAAAACATTAATAAGGCTATTTTATCCTTCTTTGAAGCTTAA
- a CDS encoding diguanylate cyclase, with the protein MKRILACDDSSFIQKMVKRELESSFEVEIFSDGFEAYEHLKNDPNFDFAIIDGEMPNLNGWELIKKIKTELNLVDLPVVMLTASDDDYFKNKAYDIGAFDYLKKPFKQGELYEYVQMFFKTEGFSHGVVLVVEDSKLQNKTICHQLKEKGILPISAYSGEEAVKILLEGKQIDAILLDINLPGASGFDVAKGLKNDERFKSIPIIGLTAAVGKEAIETMKKAFESGVDDFLTKPYNMVEFYARLNVNIERGKLTRRLKEESERDYLTKLYNRRYAFTFLQQLINLSKRNNQPLSFVILDIDKFKKINDTYGHNVGDEALKHIANLIQSTIRKSDIAGRWGGEEFCIILPETQLNEACMVAEKVRKAITTTPLEIGATTITINISAGVSTLKENEDANSLIKRADDALYEAKEKGRNRSFKFDEAASPCK; encoded by the coding sequence ATGAAAAGAATACTCGCATGCGATGATAGCTCATTTATTCAAAAGATGGTCAAAAGAGAACTTGAAAGCTCCTTTGAGGTCGAAATCTTTTCAGATGGATTTGAGGCATACGAGCATCTAAAAAACGATCCCAACTTTGATTTTGCTATCATCGATGGTGAAATGCCCAACCTAAACGGCTGGGAGTTGATAAAAAAGATTAAAACGGAATTAAATCTTGTAGATCTACCTGTTGTTATGCTCACAGCAAGCGACGATGACTATTTCAAAAACAAAGCTTACGATATAGGTGCCTTCGATTATCTAAAAAAGCCGTTCAAACAGGGTGAATTATACGAGTATGTTCAGATGTTCTTTAAAACAGAAGGGTTTTCTCATGGTGTTGTACTTGTTGTTGAGGATTCAAAGCTACAGAACAAAACAATATGTCATCAGCTGAAAGAAAAAGGGATACTACCAATCAGTGCCTATTCAGGCGAGGAGGCAGTAAAAATACTCCTGGAAGGCAAACAGATCGATGCTATTTTGCTTGATATAAACCTGCCTGGTGCAAGTGGATTTGATGTGGCAAAGGGATTGAAAAACGATGAGAGGTTTAAATCGATACCTATTATTGGGCTCACAGCAGCAGTGGGAAAAGAAGCAATCGAAACAATGAAAAAAGCCTTTGAAAGCGGTGTGGATGACTTTTTAACAAAACCATACAATATGGTGGAGTTTTATGCGCGTCTCAATGTGAATATTGAAAGAGGAAAACTCACAAGAAGGCTTAAAGAGGAATCAGAAAGGGATTACCTAACAAAACTATACAACAGACGATATGCATTTACTTTTCTTCAGCAATTGATAAATCTATCAAAAAGAAACAATCAACCACTATCGTTTGTTATTTTAGACATAGATAAGTTTAAAAAAATAAACGACACATACGGTCACAATGTTGGAGATGAAGCCCTAAAGCATATTGCCAACTTAATTCAATCAACAATAAGAAAATCGGATATTGCTGGCAGATGGGGAGGAGAGGAGTTTTGCATAATACTACCAGAAACCCAGCTAAATGAGGCATGCATGGTTGCAGAAAAGGTAAGAAAAGCAATAACAACAACACCACTTGAGATTGGCGCCACAACAATTACAATAAACATTTCAGCTGGCGTATCCACACTGAAAGAAAACGAGGATGCAAACTCACTGATAAAAAGGGCTGATGATGCGCTGTATGAGGCAAAAGAAAAAGGGAGAAACAGAAGCTTCAAGTTCGATGAAGCTGCCTCTCCCTGTAAGTAG
- the hemB gene encoding porphobilinogen synthase, translating into MKFPITRPRRLRKTQAIRDLVRETAINIDQLIYPIFVCEGEDVKNPIPSMPEIYQLSIDNAIKEAKEAYELGIKSVILFGIPNKKDDVGSQAYDENGIIANAIDSIKSAIPDLIVVADACLCEYTSHGHCGIVDKNGQILNDPTLELLKKEAYVYAKMGADIIAPSGMMDGMVKAIRESLDENNFSDVAIMSYSAKYSSSFYGPFRDAAQSAPAFGDRKTYQMDFRKAKEAIKEVLLDIEEGADIVMVKPALAYLDVIKTIKDEFPYIPLAAYNVSGEYSMVKAAANLGWIDEKAAMLEIITAIKRAGADIIITYFAKEMAKILGG; encoded by the coding sequence ATGAAATTTCCTATCACAAGACCAAGAAGACTCAGAAAAACCCAGGCAATTAGAGACCTTGTTAGAGAAACTGCAATAAACATCGACCAGCTTATATATCCGATTTTTGTTTGTGAAGGCGAAGATGTAAAAAACCCTATTCCATCAATGCCAGAAATATACCAACTCTCGATAGACAATGCGATAAAAGAAGCAAAAGAAGCCTATGAGCTTGGCATAAAATCCGTTATTCTTTTTGGTATTCCCAATAAAAAAGACGATGTAGGCAGTCAGGCTTACGATGAAAACGGCATTATTGCTAATGCAATAGATAGCATAAAATCTGCTATACCCGACTTAATTGTTGTTGCAGATGCATGTTTATGCGAATACACAAGCCACGGCCACTGCGGTATAGTAGATAAAAACGGACAGATCTTAAACGACCCTACCCTTGAGTTATTGAAAAAGGAAGCCTATGTTTATGCAAAAATGGGTGCAGATATTATAGCGCCAAGCGGCATGATGGATGGCATGGTCAAAGCAATCAGGGAATCGTTGGATGAAAATAATTTTAGTGATGTGGCGATAATGTCATATTCAGCAAAATACTCATCAAGTTTTTATGGGCCTTTCAGGGATGCTGCCCAATCTGCACCAGCCTTTGGTGATCGCAAAACCTATCAGATGGATTTTAGAAAAGCAAAGGAAGCTATAAAAGAGGTTTTGCTGGATATAGAAGAGGGTGCAGATATTGTAATGGTTAAGCCAGCATTGGCATACCTTGATGTTATAAAAACAATAAAAGATGAGTTTCCCTACATTCCCCTTGCTGCATACAATGTAAGCGGCGAATATTCCATGGTTAAAGCTGCAGCCAATCTTGGCTGGATTGATGAAAAGGCCGCAATGCTTGAAATTATAACAGCCATTAAACGGGCAGGTGCTGATATTATAATAACCTATTTTGCCAAAGAGATGGCAAAAATTCTTGGAGGTTGA